In Labrys wisconsinensis, one genomic interval encodes:
- a CDS encoding GlxA family transcriptional regulator, which produces MRISVLTLDGAFDIGLTAVLDAFRVANNLAARQEKKPPFDVSTVGLRKKVRTGGGLTVPVQAVTPALQPDWVVVPALGASTPDLLVPALERSDVKQAIVQVRKWREEGALIATSCIGAFLVAETGLLDHREATTTWWLAPLFRQRYPNVLLDESRMLVPTEIGVTAGAAMGHLDLALWLIRKASPELAAVVSRYLLADIRSLQAPYIIPNHLAQADPLVLRFERWAREHLREGFSLQEAAGALATSARSLQRRCQAVLGKSPLSYFQDLRVEHAQSLLHGSGLDVDAIAAEVGYIDGATLRTLLRQRLGRGVRDLRTDLR; this is translated from the coding sequence ATGCGCATTTCTGTACTGACTCTCGATGGAGCGTTCGACATCGGACTGACCGCGGTTCTCGATGCGTTCAGGGTCGCGAACAACCTCGCCGCCCGGCAGGAGAAGAAGCCCCCGTTCGATGTCTCGACGGTCGGGTTGCGGAAGAAGGTCCGGACCGGCGGTGGCCTGACCGTTCCGGTGCAAGCCGTGACGCCGGCGTTGCAGCCGGATTGGGTCGTCGTTCCGGCCTTGGGCGCCTCGACTCCGGATCTACTGGTCCCAGCCCTGGAGCGATCGGACGTGAAGCAGGCCATCGTCCAGGTGCGAAAGTGGCGCGAGGAAGGCGCTCTGATCGCTACCTCATGTATCGGGGCTTTCCTTGTGGCCGAAACCGGCCTTCTCGATCACCGCGAGGCGACGACGACCTGGTGGCTCGCGCCGCTGTTCCGGCAACGCTATCCGAATGTCTTGCTCGACGAGTCTCGCATGCTCGTGCCGACGGAGATAGGCGTGACGGCCGGCGCAGCGATGGGGCATCTCGATCTCGCCCTCTGGCTGATACGCAAGGCCAGTCCGGAGCTGGCGGCGGTCGTCTCACGCTACCTGCTCGCCGACATACGCTCCTTGCAAGCGCCCTACATCATTCCCAATCATCTGGCGCAGGCAGATCCTCTCGTCCTGCGCTTCGAGCGGTGGGCGCGGGAGCATCTCAGGGAAGGCTTCTCGCTGCAGGAAGCCGCCGGCGCGCTGGCAACGAGCGCCCGCTCACTGCAACGCCGTTGCCAGGCGGTGCTCGGCAAATCGCCGCTTTCCTATTTCCAGGACTTGCGCGTCGAGCACGCGCAATCTCTCCTCCACGGCAGCGGTCTCGACGTCGACGCCATAGCGGCCGAGGTCGGCTACATCGACGGAGCCACGTTGCGCACGCTTCTGCGCCAGCGCCTGGGGCGGGGCGTGCGCGACCTTCGAACCGACCTGCGCTGA
- a CDS encoding SIMPL domain-containing protein: protein MPLHFLVRPALALLVLAVPAAARADTLGEKPAISVTGEGTAGARPDMALLTAGVTSQAAAARDALDSNSKATAEVVARFKAEGIEDRDIQTADFSLQPVYVYPQNGEQTPPRLTGYTVTNTVTVRVRDLAKLGAVMDKAVSAGANTVNGIQFTVSRQSELLDEARKAAVADARRKAELYAAAAGVKLGAVARITETAARETPVPQVMFRRQADAAAPVPVEAGENTLHVEINVTFAID from the coding sequence ATGCCGCTTCATTTCCTAGTCCGCCCGGCGCTCGCGCTGCTCGTCCTCGCCGTGCCGGCCGCCGCCCGGGCCGACACGCTCGGGGAGAAGCCCGCGATCTCGGTCACGGGGGAGGGCACCGCCGGCGCGCGGCCCGACATGGCGCTGCTCACCGCCGGCGTCACCAGCCAGGCCGCCGCCGCGCGCGACGCCCTCGACTCCAATTCCAAGGCCACGGCTGAGGTGGTGGCCCGCTTCAAGGCCGAGGGGATCGAGGACAGGGACATCCAGACCGCCGACTTCTCGCTGCAGCCGGTCTATGTCTATCCGCAGAACGGCGAGCAGACGCCGCCGCGTCTCACCGGCTACACCGTCACCAACACCGTCACGGTGCGGGTGCGCGATCTCGCCAAGCTCGGCGCCGTCATGGACAAGGCGGTGAGCGCCGGCGCCAACACCGTCAACGGCATCCAGTTCACCGTCTCGCGGCAGTCCGAGCTGCTCGACGAGGCGCGCAAGGCCGCCGTCGCCGACGCCCGCCGCAAGGCCGAGCTCTACGCGGCGGCCGCCGGCGTGAAGCTCGGCGCCGTGGCGCGCATCACCGAGACCGCGGCCCGCGAGACCCCGGTTCCGCAGGTGATGTTCCGCCGGCAGGCCGACGCGGCGGCGCCGGTGCCGGTCGAGGCGGGCGAGAACACGCTGCACGTCGAGATCAACGTCACCTTCGCCATCGATTGA
- a CDS encoding DUF4142 domain-containing protein: MKILIVASTAVLFALTPAAWAQDVSPADFAGKASVGNAFEVQEAKLAVKQSKDGKVKSFARMMVKDHTAAEKKLEAAAKASGAPVGTALDADHQAKLDALNGKTGADFDKAYMADQIQAHTEAADLLAGYSQSGGAPKLKAWAKATLPTVKMHLQHAQSIAPAASM; encoded by the coding sequence ATGAAGATCCTGATCGTCGCGAGCACCGCCGTGCTCTTCGCGCTCACCCCCGCAGCCTGGGCGCAGGACGTGTCGCCGGCCGACTTCGCCGGCAAGGCCTCCGTCGGCAACGCCTTCGAGGTCCAGGAGGCGAAGCTGGCGGTCAAGCAATCCAAGGACGGCAAGGTCAAGTCCTTTGCCCGGATGATGGTCAAGGACCACACCGCGGCCGAGAAGAAGCTGGAGGCCGCGGCCAAGGCCTCCGGCGCGCCGGTCGGCACGGCGCTCGATGCCGACCATCAGGCCAAGCTCGATGCGCTGAACGGCAAGACCGGCGCCGACTTCGACAAGGCCTACATGGCCGACCAGATCCAGGCCCATACCGAGGCGGCCGACCTGCTCGCCGGCTACAGCCAGTCCGGCGGCGCGCCCAAGCTGAAGGCCTGGGCCAAGGCGACGCTGCCGACGGTGAAGATGCATCTGCAGCACGCCCAGAGCATCGCGCCCGCCGCTTCGATGTGA
- a CDS encoding HAMP domain-containing protein, with the protein MRVGDFSVRMRGDRTGLGGKIADAFNDIIAANERMARQLDHVGEVVGREGRTRQRVRFGLSAGAWGEMESSVNTLIDDLLWPTSEVTRAIGAVAQGDLLRTIRLDVDGRPLKGEFLRSATIVNTMIEQLGVFTSEVTRVAREVGTEGKLGGQAQVRGVTGVWKELTESVNSMANNLTDQVRNIAEVTIAVASGDLSKKITVDVRGEILQLKEAINTMVDQLRSFASEVTRVAREVGTDGKLGGQAIVPGVAGTWKDLTDSVNAMCGNLTDQVRNIAQVTTAVARGDLSRKITVDVRGEILELKDTINTMVDQLNGFASEVTRVAREVGTEGKLGGQAQVPGVAGTWGDLTDNVNFMASNLTAQVRNIAEVATAIAGGDLSKKITVNVSGEVLQLKETVNTMVDQLNAFAGEVTRVAREVGTEGRLGGQANVLGVAGTWKDLTDSVNSMAGNLTSQVRNIAEVTTAVARGDLSRKITVDVKGEILELKNTINTMVDQLNAFASEVTRVAREVGTEGKLGGQAQVPGVAGTWGDLTDNVNFMASNLTAQVRNIAEVASAIAGGDLSKKITVDVRGEMLLLKETLNTMVEQLRSFAAEVTRVAREVGTDGRLGGQANVLGVGGTWKDLTDNVNLLAANLTTQVRNIAEVTTAVARGDLSRKITVDVKGEILELKNTINTMVDQLNGFASEVTRVAREVGTEGKLGGQAQVPGVAGTWKDLTDTVNVMAANLTEQVRGIVKVVTAVANGDLKQNLTVKSKGEVAALAETINNMTGTLATFAEQVTSVAREVGVEGRLGGQANVPGAAGTWKDLTGNVNLLAANLTTQVRAIAEVATAVTKGDLTRSIQVEARGEVAELKDNINTMIGNLRLTTERNTEQDWLKTNLARFTNMLQGQRDLAAVGRLLLTELTQLVNAQVGVIYRVDNEGVSDLTLLSAYADDGPGGHRPVIRPGEGLIGQCAVDKNRMLLVDVPADVPPIGSALFKTRPRSVIVLPVLFENQAKAVIELASTGSFTTSQISFLEQLTTSIGIVLNSIEATMQTEGLLKQSQQLATELQIQQGELQQTNEQLEQKAQQLAERNAEVEHARRALEEKAAELALTSKYKSEFLANMSHELRTPLNSILILGQQLTDNPEGNLTPKQVEFARTIHGAGTDLLNLISDILDLSKIESGTVTVDAEELSFTTLLDVVGRPFRHEAETRLLDFAVEVDPLLGRTIVTDSKRLQQVLKNLLSNAFKFTERGGIKLKAMAVKEGWSFDHPVLSQSAGVVAFEVADTGIGIAPEKQKLIFEAFQQADASTSRKYGGTGLGLAISRELSSLLGGEIQLRSTPGVGSTFTLYLPLTYTGPSAMVRPSAPQAFAAPVVPALSVGALPGARPAEVLPDDRDDLEPGEPILLVVEDDLSYAQIIMDLARGRGFKVLLAMRGADALDLARQYQPTAISLDVFLPDMLGWTVLSQLKKDALTRHIPVQIVTLDEDRQHGLARGAFSFVTKPSTPGGVDAAILRIKDYAGRSRRRLLVVEDDAGERLGIRDLLAHDDIEIDTAATGRDGLALLHTQPYDCLVLDLRLPDMTGFEVLEEIRDDPALCDLPVVVFTGRELSAEEDARLHSMARSIVVKGVESPERLLDETALFLHRAVTVLPPEKQRMLERLHSSDEDLVGRIALLVDDDPRNIFALSSVLERRGMRVLAATTGREAVAVVESTPDLAIVLMDIMMPEMDGYETMAEIRRNAALRRLPIIALTAKAMKGDREKCLEAGASDYLAKPVNTEQLLSALRMWLHR; encoded by the coding sequence ATGCGGGTCGGCGACTTCTCGGTGCGCATGCGCGGCGACCGCACCGGCCTCGGCGGCAAGATCGCCGACGCCTTCAACGACATCATCGCCGCCAACGAGCGCATGGCGCGCCAGCTCGACCATGTCGGCGAGGTGGTCGGGCGCGAGGGCCGCACCCGCCAGCGCGTCCGCTTCGGCCTCTCCGCCGGCGCCTGGGGCGAGATGGAGAGCTCCGTCAACACGCTGATCGACGACCTGCTCTGGCCGACAAGCGAGGTGACGCGGGCCATCGGCGCAGTGGCGCAGGGCGACCTCCTGCGCACCATCCGCCTCGATGTCGACGGGCGGCCGCTGAAGGGCGAGTTCCTGCGCTCGGCCACTATCGTCAACACCATGATCGAGCAGCTCGGCGTCTTCACCTCGGAGGTGACGCGCGTCGCCCGCGAGGTCGGCACGGAGGGCAAGCTCGGCGGCCAGGCCCAGGTGCGCGGCGTCACCGGCGTGTGGAAGGAGCTGACCGAGAGCGTCAACTCCATGGCCAACAACCTCACCGACCAGGTGCGCAACATCGCCGAGGTGACGATTGCGGTCGCCAGCGGCGACCTGTCCAAGAAGATCACGGTCGACGTGCGCGGCGAGATCCTGCAGCTCAAGGAGGCCATCAACACCATGGTCGACCAGCTGCGCTCCTTCGCCTCGGAGGTGACGCGCGTCGCCCGCGAGGTCGGCACCGACGGCAAGCTCGGCGGCCAGGCCATCGTGCCCGGCGTCGCCGGCACCTGGAAGGACCTGACCGACAGCGTCAACGCCATGTGCGGCAACCTCACCGACCAGGTGCGCAACATCGCCCAGGTGACGACCGCCGTGGCGCGCGGCGACCTCTCGCGCAAGATCACGGTCGACGTTCGCGGCGAGATCCTGGAGCTGAAGGACACGATCAACACCATGGTCGACCAGCTCAACGGCTTCGCCTCCGAGGTGACGCGCGTCGCCCGCGAGGTCGGCACCGAGGGCAAGCTCGGCGGCCAGGCCCAGGTGCCCGGCGTCGCCGGCACCTGGGGCGACCTCACCGACAACGTCAACTTCATGGCCTCGAACCTGACGGCGCAGGTGCGCAACATCGCCGAGGTCGCCACCGCCATCGCCGGCGGCGACCTGTCCAAGAAGATCACCGTCAACGTCTCCGGCGAGGTGCTGCAGCTCAAAGAGACGGTCAACACCATGGTCGACCAGCTCAACGCCTTCGCCGGAGAGGTGACGCGCGTCGCCCGCGAGGTCGGCACCGAGGGGCGCCTCGGCGGCCAGGCCAACGTGCTGGGCGTCGCCGGCACCTGGAAGGACCTGACCGACAGCGTCAACTCCATGGCCGGCAACCTCACCTCGCAGGTGCGCAACATCGCCGAGGTGACGACGGCCGTGGCGCGCGGCGACCTCTCGCGCAAGATCACGGTCGACGTGAAGGGCGAGATCCTGGAGCTGAAGAACACGATCAACACCATGGTCGACCAGCTCAACGCCTTCGCCTCGGAGGTGACGCGCGTCGCCCGCGAGGTCGGCACCGAGGGCAAGCTCGGCGGCCAGGCCCAGGTGCCCGGCGTCGCCGGCACCTGGGGCGACCTCACCGACAACGTCAACTTCATGGCCTCGAACCTGACGGCGCAGGTGCGCAACATCGCCGAGGTCGCCAGCGCCATCGCCGGCGGCGATCTCTCCAAGAAGATCACCGTCGACGTGCGCGGCGAGATGCTGCTCCTCAAGGAGACGCTCAACACCATGGTGGAGCAGCTGCGCTCCTTCGCCGCCGAGGTGACGCGCGTCGCCCGCGAGGTCGGCACCGACGGGCGCCTCGGCGGCCAGGCCAACGTGCTGGGCGTCGGCGGCACCTGGAAGGACCTCACCGACAACGTCAACCTGCTCGCCGCCAACCTGACGACGCAGGTGCGCAACATCGCCGAGGTGACGACGGCGGTGGCGCGCGGCGACCTCTCGCGCAAGATCACGGTCGACGTGAAGGGCGAGATCCTGGAGCTGAAGAACACGATCAACACCATGGTCGACCAGCTCAACGGCTTCGCCTCGGAGGTGACGCGCGTCGCCCGCGAGGTCGGCACCGAGGGCAAGCTCGGCGGCCAGGCCCAGGTGCCCGGCGTCGCCGGCACCTGGAAGGACCTCACCGACACGGTCAACGTCATGGCCGCCAACCTCACCGAGCAGGTGCGCGGCATCGTCAAGGTGGTGACCGCCGTCGCCAACGGCGACCTCAAGCAGAACCTCACCGTCAAGTCCAAGGGCGAGGTCGCGGCGCTGGCCGAGACCATCAACAACATGACCGGCACGCTGGCGACCTTCGCCGAGCAGGTCACGTCCGTCGCCCGCGAGGTCGGCGTCGAGGGCCGGCTCGGCGGCCAGGCCAACGTGCCCGGCGCCGCCGGCACCTGGAAGGACCTCACCGGCAACGTCAACCTGCTCGCCGCCAACCTGACGACGCAGGTCCGCGCCATCGCCGAGGTGGCGACGGCGGTGACCAAGGGCGACCTGACCCGCTCGATCCAGGTCGAGGCCCGGGGCGAGGTGGCGGAGCTCAAGGACAACATCAACACCATGATCGGCAACCTGCGCCTGACCACGGAGCGCAACACCGAGCAGGACTGGCTGAAGACCAACCTCGCCCGCTTCACCAACATGCTGCAGGGCCAGCGCGACCTCGCCGCCGTCGGCCGCCTGCTGCTGACCGAGCTCACCCAATTGGTCAATGCCCAGGTCGGCGTGATCTACCGCGTCGACAACGAGGGCGTCTCCGACCTCACCCTGCTCTCGGCCTATGCCGACGACGGCCCCGGCGGCCACCGGCCGGTCATCCGCCCCGGCGAGGGGCTGATCGGCCAGTGCGCGGTCGACAAGAACCGCATGCTGCTGGTCGACGTGCCGGCCGACGTGCCTCCGATCGGCTCGGCCCTGTTCAAGACGCGGCCGCGCAGCGTCATCGTGCTGCCGGTCCTGTTCGAGAACCAGGCCAAGGCGGTGATCGAGCTCGCCTCGACCGGCAGCTTCACCACCTCGCAGATCTCCTTCCTGGAGCAGCTCACCACCAGCATCGGCATCGTGCTCAACAGCATCGAGGCGACGATGCAGACCGAGGGGCTGCTCAAGCAGTCGCAGCAGCTCGCCACCGAGCTGCAGATCCAGCAGGGCGAGCTGCAGCAGACCAACGAGCAGCTCGAGCAGAAGGCCCAGCAGCTGGCCGAGCGCAATGCCGAGGTCGAGCACGCCCGCCGCGCCCTGGAGGAGAAGGCGGCCGAGCTGGCGCTGACCTCCAAGTACAAGTCCGAGTTCCTGGCCAACATGTCGCACGAGCTCCGGACGCCGCTGAACAGCATCCTGATCCTCGGCCAGCAGCTCACGGACAATCCGGAGGGCAATCTCACGCCCAAGCAGGTGGAGTTCGCCCGCACCATCCACGGCGCCGGCACCGACCTGCTCAACCTGATCAGCGACATCCTCGATCTCTCCAAGATCGAGTCCGGCACGGTCACGGTCGATGCGGAGGAGCTCTCCTTCACCACGCTGCTCGACGTGGTGGGGCGCCCCTTCCGGCACGAGGCGGAGACGCGCCTGCTCGACTTCGCGGTCGAGGTCGACCCGCTGCTCGGCCGAACCATCGTCACCGATTCCAAGCGCCTGCAGCAGGTCCTGAAGAACCTCCTGTCCAACGCCTTCAAGTTCACCGAGCGCGGCGGCATCAAGCTCAAGGCCATGGCGGTCAAGGAGGGCTGGAGCTTCGACCATCCCGTGCTGAGCCAGAGCGCCGGCGTCGTCGCCTTCGAGGTCGCAGACACCGGCATCGGCATCGCCCCGGAGAAGCAGAAGCTGATCTTCGAGGCCTTCCAGCAGGCCGACGCCAGCACCAGCCGCAAATATGGCGGCACGGGCCTGGGCCTGGCCATCAGCCGCGAGCTCTCCTCGCTGCTCGGCGGCGAGATCCAGCTGCGCAGCACGCCCGGCGTCGGCAGCACCTTCACCCTCTACCTGCCGCTGACCTATACCGGACCGTCCGCCATGGTCCGCCCGAGCGCGCCGCAGGCCTTCGCGGCGCCCGTCGTCCCGGCCCTGAGCGTCGGCGCCCTGCCGGGCGCCAGGCCCGCCGAGGTCCTGCCGGACGACCGGGACGACCTGGAGCCGGGCGAGCCCATCCTGCTCGTCGTCGAGGACGACCTGTCCTATGCGCAGATCATCATGGATCTGGCGCGAGGCCGGGGCTTCAAGGTCCTCCTGGCGATGCGCGGGGCGGATGCGCTGGACCTGGCGCGGCAGTACCAGCCCACCGCCATCTCGCTCGACGTCTTCCTGCCCGACATGCTCGGCTGGACGGTGCTGAGCCAGCTCAAGAAAGATGCGCTCACCCGCCACATCCCGGTGCAGATCGTCACGCTCGACGAGGACCGGCAGCACGGCCTTGCCCGTGGCGCCTTCTCCTTCGTCACCAAGCCGTCGACGCCGGGCGGGGTCGATGCCGCCATCCTGCGCATCAAGGACTATGCCGGCCGCAGCCGCCGGCGCCTCCTGGTGGTGGAGGACGATGCCGGCGAGCGCCTCGGCATCCGCGATCTGCTGGCTCATGACGACATCGAGATCGACACCGCCGCGACCGGGCGGGACGGCCTCGCCCTGCTGCACACTCAGCCCTATGACTGCCTGGTGCTCGACCTGCGCCTGCCCGACATGACCGGCTTCGAGGTGCTGGAGGAGATCCGCGACGACCCGGCGCTGTGCGACCTGCCGGTCGTGGTCTTCACCGGCCGCGAATTGTCGGCCGAGGAGGATGCCAGGCTGCACAGCATGGCGCGCAGCATCGTGGTGAAGGGGGTGGAATCGCCCGAGCGCCTGCTCGACGAGACCGCCCTGTTCCTGCACCGCGCCGTGACCGTGCTGCCGCCGGAGAAGCAACGCATGCTGGAGCGGCTGCACAGCTCGGACGAGGACCTGGTCGGACGCATCGCCTTGCTGGTGGACGATGATCCGCGCAACATCTTCGCCCTCTCCAGCGTCCTGGAGCGGCGCGGCATGCGGGTGCTCGCCGCGACCACCGGCCGGGAGGCCGTGGCCGTGGTGGAATCGACGCCGGACCTTGCCATCGTGCTGATGGACATCATGATGCCGGAGATGGACGGCTACGAGACCATGGCGGAGATCCGCAGGAACGCGGCGCTGCGGCGCCTGCCGATCATCGCCCTGACGGCCAAGGCCATGAAGGGAGACCGGGAGAAATGCCTGGAGGCCGGCGCCTCCGACTATCTCGCCAAGCCGGTCAACACCGAGCAGCTCCTCTCGGCCCTGCGCATGTGGCTCCATCGCTGA
- a CDS encoding tyrosine-type recombinase/integrase: MTASIFAGANRSFVARESDIFYRLKEGAAETNKRPPLAPLPGRLLAHLRRRRARKAIAQWVVEWEGESVKVAFARALREAGITKHITPHTMRDTAATRLMQNGAAKWDAAGYLGMSEKTLTEVCGHHHPDYLKDPADRITRKRPGRR, encoded by the coding sequence TTGACCGCATCGATCTTCGCTGGCGCGAACCGCAGTTTCGTCGCCCGCGAAAGCGACATCTTCTATCGACTGAAGGAAGGCGCGGCCGAGACGAACAAGCGCCCGCCGCTGGCGCCGCTGCCGGGCCGGCTACTTGCGCATCTGCGGCGCCGGCGCGCCCGCAAGGCCATCGCGCAGTGGGTGGTCGAGTGGGAGGGCGAGTCGGTCAAGGTCGCCTTCGCCCGGGCCCTCAGGGAGGCCGGCATCACCAAGCACATCACGCCGCACACCATGCGCGACACGGCGGCGACCCGGCTGATGCAGAACGGCGCGGCAAAATGGGATGCGGCGGGCTACCTCGGCATGTCGGAGAAGACGCTGACCGAGGTCTGCGGCCACCACCACCCGGACTACTTGAAGGACCCCGCCGACCGGATCACCCGCAAGCGGCCGGGACGGCGCTGA